The Synergistaceae bacterium DNA window TCTCAATGGCCCGCGCCAGAGTGTAGGAAGTGGCGCAGGTGTCGGCGCCGCCGAATTTCCGGTCCGACAGGAGAATGGCGCTGTCGCAGCCCATCGCCGTCGCTTCCTTCAATGCCTGCATCGCCTGCGCGGGCCCCATGGAGAGAGCCGTGACCGTTCCGCCGTACTGCTCTTTCAGACGCAGCGCCGCCTCCAGAGCGTACAGATCCAACGGGTTGACCACCGTTTCGACTCCCGCTCGGATGACGGTTCCGGTTTCCGGGTCCATTTTGACGTTGCTGCTTTCCGGGACCTGCTTGATTGGCACAATGATATCCAAAAGTACCCCCCCTTTATAGATTTTTGAGAGAGAAAACCTGACTCCTTATCGCAGTGATAAGCCTCGCAGTGATAAGGAAAAGAAAATGAGAAACAACACGCCGGGATCTTTGCCGGGATCTTTAATGAAAATGCAACAATGAAATTTAAAAATAGCACAGCGTAGTTAGTATAACACAAAATGTAAAATGAAATCAAAAATCAGTATAACACAGTGTCCAACAACATCTGCCGCTCCGGCCCGTTCTCTTACGCGCGCAGAACCGTTATGTTGCCCATAAACTCGCGATTGGCACAGCCAGCATATTTCCATATGGGATAACCCTGTCCCCGGAATACAACACTAAACCGATATACTGTTTTTTACTTTTCAATATATTTTCAGCGAACCATTCCTGCGAAGCAAAATCTTCACGCGAAACACTGTGTCCCGCTTTAACTTCCACGCCCAGTAAAACCCCGTCCTCACGTTCCACAAGAAAATCTATCTCCCGTTTAACTCTGTCCCGGTATTGATACAGGGTGTATTGATTCTCTAAATCGACCTGTGCGGCCAATTCCTGAAATACAAAGGTTTCAAACAATTTTCCGGAACGGTCTTCATTCATAAAAACTTCCTTTGGGTTCCAACCGAGAACGGAAGTCATAATCCCGGTATCCGTCGCAAAAAACTTCGCTCGGCGACCGACGCGTTCATAATCCGTTTTTATCCACGGCGGTACTTTCTCAAACATAAACATAGCAATAAGCGTGTTAATGTAGCTGTCGAGCGTAATTTTATTCAGTGCCAGCGCCGAGGTTATTTGCGACATTTCCATAAATTTCGATGACCACGCGGCAAGGATGCCGACCAAATCCTTCAGCGTGTCCTGTCTCCGAATATTCGAGATGTCCTTCAGGTCGCGTTCTATCAGGGCTTTCATATAGTCAGCATGCCAGTCTTTTCTGTCGTTCGGATTGTCGATGGCAACAGCCTCGGGGTAACCTCCCCGGAACGCCAGTTCAATAATCGCCTCTTTATCGTATCCGGTGATTTTAGGCGGAAAATTTTTATCGAACGCCTGTTTCAGAAAGCCCGGCGGCTTGCCCAGAACCTCTCCCACGGTCAGCGGACGCAGGCGCACATACTTTACGCGTCCCGCCAGACTGTCAGAAATAGTCGGTAAAGTCAATATATTGGCCGAACCGGTAAGAAGATATTGCCCTGGACGATTATTCCTGTCTACGGCCTGCTTGATTTCCGGAACGAGTTTTGGGGCTTTCTGTATTTCGTCTATGACCATCGTGCCGGCCCTGTTCATGACAAAGCCTTTGGGGTCGGAGAGAGAAAAAGCCAGCATATCGGCATCGTCCAGAGTTCGATAATCCCCGTCCTTTGTTATTACCTGCCTGGAAATCGTGGTTTTTCCTGTCTGTCTCGCTCCGGAAACAACGACGACTCGTCTTACAGCGAGTGCCTGCCTGATATTTTCTGTCTGCCAGCGCGCATATTCCCTGTTCACGATTGACCTCCCCAACTTTATTTGCGAAAAGTATAATACGAGGCTGGCGAAAAGTAAAACATAAGCCTTGCGAAAAGTATATTAGAAAAATCAAATAGGAAAAATCGCTGCCGTCACCTGATCATTTTCCGGATGGAGGAGACGGGGCCTCAGAGTTTTTTAGCGTTATATCGCAGCTGTTGTTGTATAATACCAGGCAAAATTCTATGTAACGGGCACGTTTTTTTGTTTTGCTGATTTCGTTTTGTCCGAAAAGCCGTACAAGGGAGGTTTATTGAAACATGGAGGGGAAATTCCCTCTCTTTCCGCTTTTTACGGACATCTCCGGATGCAGGGTTCTCGTGGTGGGCGGCGGTTCCGTGGCGCTGCGGCGCGCAGGGACGCTTCTTACCTGCGGCGCGCGGGTGACGGTGGTCAGCCCCGAATTTCACGAAGGGTTCCAGGAACTGCACGAGTCCGAAGCGTTTTCCTCCGCGCCCGGGACGGAGAATCCGCGGTTGATCCGACGTCCCTTTGAAAACTTCGATCTTGAGGGATTTTTTATGGTGGTTCTGGCCACGGACGATCGGGAGCTCAACCGTCGGGTCGGACAGAGGGCAAAAAAGGCGGGCCTGCATGTCAGCGTCGCCGATGCCCGTGAAGAGTGCAGTTTTTTCTTTCCCGCGCTGGTGGCGGAGAAGGACGCCGTCGCTGCGGTATCCGGAGGCGGACGCCCCGATTTGACCCGTCGCCTGGCCGACCGTCTGCGGCAGGTCTGGAGCGCCTGGGTCGCCGAGGAAACAGATCGAGATCAAAACGATGAGGAAGTGCTGAGTCAACGTGAAAAGGATCATCCGTGTCGGCAGCCGTGAAAGCGCTTTAGCCGTCGTACAGGCTCGTCTGGTCATAGACGCGATCACCCGCGTTCACCCTGGGATCGAGATCGAACTGGTGACGATGAAAACCTTCGGGGACCTTCATCAGGCGCCCTTCCAGCGCCTGATTGAGTCCGGAGAGCCGGGCGGCGCGAAAGGGCTGTTCATGAAGGAACTGGAGCAGGCTCTGCGGGAGGAAAGAATCGACCTCGCGGTTCACAGCCTGAAGGACGTGCCGATGGAACACGAAGAAGATCTCCCCATCGTGGCCCTTTGGGGACGCAGCGACCCTCGGGATGCCCTCGTCCTGCCCCCTGGAACTTCCGAACCGGGGGAGGGGCCGGCGGGATGCTCTTCGGCGCGGCGGCGGATCCAGCTTCTTGAGCTCATGCCCGAACGCAGGGTTGAACCGATACGCGGCAATATTGTGACACGTCTCAAAAAATTGGATGAAGGGCCGTTTGCCTTTCTCGTGCTTGCGGCGGCGGGCCTGCTGCGGCTGGGGCTGGAAAATCGCATTTCCCGGTTCTTCACGCCGGAGGAGATGCTTCCCGCGGCGGGACAGGGAGTTCTGGCCTGTCAGGGACGGCGCGGCGCAGAATACGACTTTCTGGGCGCATTGGACGACCCCGACGTCACGGACTGCGCCGCTGCCGAACGCGCCTTCGCGAAACAGCTGGGGGGAGGGTGTACTCTGCCCGTGGGAGCTCTGGCGGAAGTTCACGGCACGGAGCTGCGGCTCGCCGGATTCTGCGCCGACGAAAAACGGGGAATCTGCAGGAGGGGCCGCATTGCGGGAGACCGAAAAAACGCGGTCGGGCTGGGGGAAACTCTGGCGCGGCAGTTGGGAGAAGAATGAGAAGATTGGGAGAAGAATGAGGAAAAATGAGACTGAAATGAAACTGAAAGGCAGGGTTTGGCTGGTGGGAGCGGGCCCCGGGGATCCCGGGCTTTTGACGGTAAAGGGGCTCCAGATACTGGAACGGGCGGAGGTTGTGGTTTACGACAGGCTGGTCGATCCGGGAATCCTCCGTCACATCCCCGCAAACGCGGAGCGGATCGACGCGGGAAAGCAAAACGACAGGCACTCCATCCCTCAGGAGGAAATCGAACATATTCTTATCGAAAAGGCCCGGGAAGGCCGGCTTGTCGTTCGGCTGAAGGGCGGCGACCCGTTTCTCTTCGGGCGCGGCGGCGAGGAGATGGAGGCCCTGATGAAGGCGGGCATCCCCTGCGAGCCCGTCCCCGGCGTGACCTCGGCCATTGCCGCTCCGGCCAGCGCGGGCATTCCCGTGACGCACCGGGGGTACTCCTCCTCCCTGCACGTGATTACAGCCCACAGGCGAAGAGGCGGGAAACCCCTCGATTACGCGACTCTGGCTCGATTGGACGGGACTCTCGTTTTCATGATGGGGGTCACGGAGCTGCCCAACATCTGCGCCGGGCTGATCGGGGCGGGAATGACGCCGGGCACCCCCGCCGCGGTGGTGGAACGGGGGACGACTTCGCGTCAGAGGTGCGTGAGGGCCTCTCTGGCCTCTCTGGCGGAGCGGGCGGAACGGGAAAGGGTCGAGGCTCCGGCGGTCATCGTTGTGGGAGGCGTGGCGGCCCTGTCGGAACGTCTGGACTGGCGGGCGGCCCTGCCTCTTTGCGGGCGCCGCATCCTGGCGGCGGGCCGGCCGGAGAAGAGCGGAGAGCGTCTGACAGCCCTGCTGCGCTCACGAGGGGCGGAAGTTTGGGAGGTTCCCTGCATCCGGACGGAGAACCTCGAAGGTTCCCTGCCCTCTCTTTCGGGATACGCGTGGCTCGTCTTCACCAGCCCCACGGGCGTAAGAAGCCTTTTTCAGCGGCTGGCGGCGGAACATCGGGACATCCGGGAGATTGGGGGGGCGAAGATCGCGGCGGTGGGCCCTTCCACGGCGGAAACGCTGGAGTCTTTCGGCCTGAGAACGGATCTGACCCCTTCCGTTTACAGCGGAGCGAGCCTTGGGGAAAGCCTGCTTTCGGCGCTGCGGCTTCCTTCCGCTTCACCGGGCGGCCGGCTGCTGCTTCTGCGGGCCCAGCGGGGAGCGCCGGACCTCGTTCGGATTTTGAAAGACGGAGGCGCAGACTACGACGAAGTCCCTCTGTACCGGACGATCCCATTGAAAGGCGATCCCTCCGCCGCGGAGGGTTTTGGAGACCTGGACGCGGCGGTTTTCACCAGTGCTTCCGCCGTCCGAAGTTTCGCCGAAACCTGGCCGGACGTCCGACTTCGAGCCGCCTGTATCGGAGAGCAGACGGAGCGGGCCGCCCGTGAGGCGGGTTATGAGACGCGGGTGGCCCAAAAAGCCACTCCTGAGGACCTGGCCGACGCCCTGGAAGATTTTTTTACAAAGTGAAAAATAAATTAATATCCAGAATTATAAATATCTGAAAATTGAGAGGGATTTTGCGATGCGCTACTACGCGGTGGACGCTTTTACAGAAGAGCTTTTTAAGGGCAATCCGGCGGGAGTCTGCGTGCCGGAGGAACCTCTGGCCGAGGAACTCATGCAGAAGATCGCGGCGGAAAACAACCTTTCGGAAACGGCCTTCGTGGTCCGGAAC harbors:
- the hemC gene encoding hydroxymethylbilane synthase; this translates as MKRIIRVGSRESALAVVQARLVIDAITRVHPGIEIELVTMKTFGDLHQAPFQRLIESGEPGGAKGLFMKELEQALREERIDLAVHSLKDVPMEHEEDLPIVALWGRSDPRDALVLPPGTSEPGEGPAGCSSARRRIQLLELMPERRVEPIRGNIVTRLKKLDEGPFAFLVLAAAGLLRLGLENRISRFFTPEEMLPAAGQGVLACQGRRGAEYDFLGALDDPDVTDCAAAERAFAKQLGGGCTLPVGALAEVHGTELRLAGFCADEKRGICRRGRIAGDRKNAVGLGETLARQLGEE
- the cobA gene encoding uroporphyrinogen-III C-methyltransferase — protein: MKLKGRVWLVGAGPGDPGLLTVKGLQILERAEVVVYDRLVDPGILRHIPANAERIDAGKQNDRHSIPQEEIEHILIEKAREGRLVVRLKGGDPFLFGRGGEEMEALMKAGIPCEPVPGVTSAIAAPASAGIPVTHRGYSSSLHVITAHRRRGGKPLDYATLARLDGTLVFMMGVTELPNICAGLIGAGMTPGTPAAVVERGTTSRQRCVRASLASLAERAERERVEAPAVIVVGGVAALSERLDWRAALPLCGRRILAAGRPEKSGERLTALLRSRGAEVWEVPCIRTENLEGSLPSLSGYAWLVFTSPTGVRSLFQRLAAEHRDIREIGGAKIAAVGPSTAETLESFGLRTDLTPSVYSGASLGESLLSALRLPSASPGGRLLLLRAQRGAPDLVRILKDGGADYDEVPLYRTIPLKGDPSAAEGFGDLDAAVFTSASAVRSFAETWPDVRLRAACIGEQTERAAREAGYETRVAQKATPEDLADALEDFFTK
- a CDS encoding bifunctional precorrin-2 dehydrogenase/sirohydrochlorin ferrochelatase, giving the protein MEGKFPLFPLFTDISGCRVLVVGGGSVALRRAGTLLTCGARVTVVSPEFHEGFQELHESEAFSSAPGTENPRLIRRPFENFDLEGFFMVVLATDDRELNRRVGQRAKKAGLHVSVADAREECSFFFPALVAEKDAVAAVSGGGRPDLTRRLADRLRQVWSAWVAEETDRDQNDEEVLSQREKDHPCRQP
- a CDS encoding ATP-binding protein, producing MNREYARWQTENIRQALAVRRVVVVSGARQTGKTTISRQVITKDGDYRTLDDADMLAFSLSDPKGFVMNRAGTMVIDEIQKAPKLVPEIKQAVDRNNRPGQYLLTGSANILTLPTISDSLAGRVKYVRLRPLTVGEVLGKPPGFLKQAFDKNFPPKITGYDKEAIIELAFRGGYPEAVAIDNPNDRKDWHADYMKALIERDLKDISNIRRQDTLKDLVGILAAWSSKFMEMSQITSALALNKITLDSYINTLIAMFMFEKVPPWIKTDYERVGRRAKFFATDTGIMTSVLGWNPKEVFMNEDRSGKLFETFVFQELAAQVDLENQYTLYQYRDRVKREIDFLVEREDGVLLGVEVKAGHSVSREDFASQEWFAENILKSKKQYIGLVLYSGDRVIPYGNMLAVPIASLWAT